Proteins from a genomic interval of Luteibacter pinisoli:
- a CDS encoding response regulator codes for MTRRDTLLVVDDNAPTRYALRRTLERGGYIVLEAGTGTEGLIELRTQAIDALILDVNLPDMSGFDIVRELRMSPETQLLPVVHVSAASIDTTDLIAGLDNGADAYLPHPVDPGVLLATIRTLLRVRDTERALRESEARVREIFTTIAAPMAVIDGELRVLESNEAFGRLLDGRLGGQPVEDWFEPGQEDIIVAMRGALGGMQRWRSVLCMRSTLGIRETEWRVTPYRDGAGMVFVDDVTEQRRREREHLEQIDTATMQLAAEIAVRERTESQLVQAQKMDALGKLTGGIAHDFNNLLTSIITGIDLINRAVESGHQAGVQRFADAALGSARRAAALTHRLLAFARQQPLDTKAIDVNERVRGMEEMLRRTLGESVTLRAELAYGRMVASVDGNQLDNAMLNLVINARDAIEGVGTITISTRLENVGTESDLMPGSFVVLTVADTGTGIDPSLLEKVFEPFFTTKAIGKGTGLGLSMIYGFARQSRGRVRITSEIGKGTQVSLWLPVDEGEIEPVKPRRAVVEGGHGEHVLIVEDTDSLRQLACVALETAGYHCTATGNIEEALQLLRGDQSLDLLLTDVGMPDMDGRELARTARAWRPDLPVLFMTGYAENAVDPARFLEPGMEMLLKPFEVDTLLERVRDILG; via the coding sequence ATGACGCGGCGTGACACCTTGCTGGTGGTGGATGACAACGCGCCCACGCGCTATGCGCTGCGGCGCACGCTGGAGCGGGGTGGTTACATCGTGCTCGAAGCCGGTACGGGTACGGAAGGCCTGATCGAGCTGCGCACGCAGGCCATCGATGCGCTTATCCTCGACGTCAACCTGCCCGACATGAGCGGCTTCGATATCGTGCGCGAACTGCGCATGTCGCCGGAGACGCAGCTGCTGCCCGTGGTGCACGTCTCCGCGGCGTCGATCGATACCACCGACCTGATCGCCGGCCTGGACAACGGCGCGGATGCCTACCTTCCGCATCCGGTGGATCCCGGCGTGCTGCTCGCCACCATCCGCACGCTGCTGCGCGTGCGCGATACCGAGCGCGCCCTGCGCGAATCGGAAGCCCGGGTGCGCGAGATCTTCACCACGATCGCCGCGCCCATGGCCGTCATCGACGGCGAGCTGCGCGTGCTGGAAAGCAACGAGGCGTTTGGCCGCCTGCTCGATGGCCGCCTCGGCGGCCAGCCGGTGGAAGACTGGTTCGAGCCCGGCCAGGAAGACATCATCGTCGCCATGCGCGGCGCACTGGGCGGCATGCAGCGCTGGCGCAGCGTACTGTGCATGCGCTCCACGCTGGGCATCCGTGAAACCGAATGGCGCGTCACGCCGTACCGCGACGGCGCGGGCATGGTGTTCGTGGACGACGTCACCGAGCAGCGCCGCCGCGAGCGCGAGCATCTGGAACAGATCGATACCGCGACCATGCAGCTCGCCGCTGAAATCGCAGTGCGCGAGCGCACCGAGTCGCAGCTGGTCCAGGCGCAGAAGATGGATGCGCTGGGCAAGCTCACCGGCGGCATCGCGCACGACTTCAACAACCTGCTCACCAGCATCATCACCGGCATCGACCTGATCAACCGCGCGGTGGAGTCCGGTCACCAGGCCGGCGTGCAGCGTTTTGCCGACGCGGCGCTGGGCTCCGCGCGCCGGGCCGCGGCACTGACCCATCGCCTGCTCGCCTTCGCCCGCCAGCAGCCGCTGGATACGAAAGCCATCGACGTGAACGAGCGCGTGCGCGGGATGGAAGAGATGCTGCGCCGGACGCTTGGCGAGTCGGTCACCCTGCGCGCGGAGCTGGCCTATGGCCGGATGGTCGCCAGCGTCGACGGCAACCAGCTCGACAACGCCATGCTGAACCTCGTGATCAATGCGCGCGACGCCATCGAGGGCGTCGGCACCATCACGATCTCCACGCGGCTGGAAAACGTGGGCACGGAAAGCGACCTGATGCCGGGTTCGTTCGTGGTGCTCACCGTGGCCGATACGGGCACCGGCATCGATCCGTCGCTGCTGGAGAAGGTGTTCGAGCCGTTCTTCACCACCAAGGCGATCGGCAAGGGCACCGGCCTTGGCCTGTCCATGATCTACGGCTTCGCCCGCCAGTCGCGGGGGCGCGTGCGCATTACCAGCGAAATAGGCAAGGGCACCCAGGTATCGTTGTGGCTGCCGGTGGACGAGGGCGAGATCGAGCCGGTGAAGCCGCGCCGCGCCGTTGTCGAGGGCGGCCACGGCGAGCATGTGCTCATCGTCGAGGACACGGACTCCCTGCGCCAGCTGGCCTGCGTGGCGCTGGAGACCGCCGGTTACCACTGTACGGCGACCGGCAACATCGAAGAGGCCTTGCAGCTGCTGCGCGGCGACCAGTCGCTGGACCTGCTGCTGACCGACGTCGGCATGCCCGACATGGATGGCCGCGAGCTGGCCCGGACGGCGCGTGCCTGGCGCCCCGACCTGCCGGTATTGTTCATGACCGGCTATGCGGAAAATGCGGTGGACCCTGCGCGCTTCCTTGAGCCCGGCATGGAAATGCTGCTCAAGCCCTTCGAGGTGGACACTCTGCTGGAACGGGTCCGCGACATCCTCGGCTGA
- a CDS encoding STAS domain-containing protein, translating into MSAFSQRTIETIRKNEGKLLADWSANLDATGASRDSRISHAEFEAQTRDFLRLLVAGSATGDAATLAGNEWNETRGFLEKLSRSRAVQGFDASSTANFIFSLKRPLFDQLQAEYTDNAAELATQVWAVSELLDGLGLHTIKTFQKSREEVIARQQEELLELSTPVVKLWDGVLALPMIGTLDSQRTQVVMESLLQRIVDTGSEIAIIDITGVPTVDTLVAQHLLKTVTAIRLMGADAIISGVRPQIAQTIVHLGLDLQGIVTKANLADALSLALKRSGFHVSKGA; encoded by the coding sequence ATGTCGGCATTCAGCCAGCGCACCATCGAAACGATCCGCAAGAACGAAGGGAAGCTGCTGGCCGACTGGTCGGCCAACCTGGATGCCACGGGCGCCTCCCGCGATTCGCGGATCAGCCACGCCGAGTTCGAAGCGCAGACCCGCGACTTCCTCCGCCTGCTCGTCGCAGGCTCGGCCACCGGCGATGCCGCGACCCTGGCCGGCAACGAGTGGAACGAAACCCGCGGCTTCCTCGAAAAGCTTTCACGCAGCCGTGCCGTCCAGGGCTTCGATGCGTCGAGCACCGCGAATTTCATCTTCTCCCTGAAGCGCCCGCTGTTCGACCAGCTGCAGGCCGAGTACACCGACAACGCGGCGGAACTCGCCACCCAGGTATGGGCCGTGTCCGAGTTGCTCGACGGCCTGGGCCTGCACACGATCAAGACCTTCCAGAAGTCCCGCGAAGAAGTGATTGCCCGCCAGCAGGAAGAACTGCTTGAACTCTCCACACCGGTGGTGAAGCTGTGGGATGGCGTGCTCGCCCTGCCGATGATCGGCACGCTGGATTCGCAGCGCACCCAGGTGGTGATGGAATCGCTGCTGCAGCGCATCGTCGATACCGGTTCGGAAATCGCCATCATCGATATCACCGGCGTCCCCACCGTGGATACGCTGGTGGCGCAGCACCTGCTGAAGACGGTGACCGCCATCCGCCTGATGGGCGCCGACGCCATCATCAGCGGCGTGCGCCCGCAGATTGCCCAGACCATCGTGCACCTTGGCCTGGACCTGCAGGGCATCGTGACCAAGGCCAACCTGGCCGACGCGCTCTCGCTGGCGCTCAAGCGCTCCGGGTTCCACGTATCGAAGGGGGCCTGA
- a CDS encoding anti-sigma regulatory factor, with protein MRTGTQPVRIEQDVVLARQAVRKLAVETGLRLVDQTKLITAASELARNAVIYGGGGDMDWEMLEEGSRKGLRLVFRDEGPGIADMKLAMTDGWTSGNGLGLGLTGARRLVDEFSVESAPGAGTRVSICKWT; from the coding sequence ATCCGCACCGGGACGCAGCCGGTCCGCATCGAGCAGGACGTGGTGCTCGCTCGCCAGGCCGTGCGCAAGCTCGCGGTGGAAACGGGCCTGCGCCTGGTCGACCAGACCAAGCTGATCACCGCGGCCAGCGAGCTGGCCCGCAACGCCGTGATCTACGGCGGTGGCGGCGACATGGATTGGGAGATGCTGGAAGAGGGCTCGCGCAAGGGCCTGCGGCTGGTCTTTCGCGACGAAGGCCCCGGCATCGCCGACATGAAGCTGGCCATGACCGATGGATGGACCTCAGGCAACGGCCTCGGCCTCGGCCTGACCGGCGCGCGCCGCCTCGTGGACGAGTTCTCCGTCGAGAGCGCGCCCGGGGCGGGAACGCGCGTGTCCATCTGCAAATGGACGTGA
- a CDS encoding response regulator has protein sequence MTHDPLVVLLVEDDDAIREISAMILEGAGITVHTAENGDAAEHWLATGTADILFTDVRMPGTVSGQELASRHTDMRVLVTSGEAREQHHWLSPGMEYLAKPYDRKSLLAAVARLAG, from the coding sequence ATGACCCACGATCCCCTGGTTGTCCTTCTTGTCGAGGATGACGACGCCATCCGCGAAATCTCCGCCATGATCCTCGAAGGCGCGGGCATCACCGTGCACACCGCGGAGAATGGCGATGCGGCGGAGCACTGGCTGGCCACGGGCACGGCCGACATCCTGTTTACCGACGTCCGCATGCCCGGGACGGTGTCCGGGCAGGAGCTGGCGTCCCGACACACGGACATGCGCGTCCTGGTGACCTCGGGCGAGGCGCGCGAACAGCACCACTGGCTGTCGCCGGGGATGGAATACCTGGCCAAGCCGTACGACCGGAAATCCCTGCTGGCGGCCGTGGCGCGCCTGGCCGGCTGA
- a CDS encoding nuclear transport factor 2 family protein, which produces MIDPARRQLIEIYLDAYNRFDIEHMLAALTDDVRFEHHQGGELSVATDGKADLEKLARVGAQLFAAREQSIVNIEERDGDVVATIHFRGEIAEDIPDGPRAGTIIEMDGTSEFGFVGNKISKVIDRAFDPA; this is translated from the coding sequence ATGATCGACCCCGCACGCCGGCAACTGATCGAGATCTACCTCGATGCGTACAACCGCTTCGACATCGAACACATGCTTGCGGCGCTGACCGACGACGTGCGCTTCGAACATCACCAGGGCGGGGAACTCAGCGTCGCGACGGACGGCAAGGCGGATCTGGAGAAACTGGCGCGCGTAGGTGCGCAACTGTTCGCGGCGCGCGAGCAGTCCATCGTGAATATCGAAGAGCGCGACGGTGACGTCGTCGCCACCATTCATTTCCGCGGCGAGATCGCCGAAGACATCCCGGACGGCCCGCGCGCGGGCACCATCATCGAGATGGACGGTACCTCCGAATTCGGCTTCGTCGGTAACAAGATCAGCAAGGTGATCGACCGGGCCTTCGACCCGGCCTGA
- the cycA gene encoding D-serine/D-alanine/glycine transporter: MTHPLESNPEHLRRSLSNRHLQLIAIGGAIGTGLFMGSGKTISLAGPSILFVYLIIGVMLFFVMRAMGELLLSNLQYKSFIDFSTDLLGPWAGFFCGWTYWFCWIITAIADVIAIANYAQFWMPTLAPWIPAVLCVLLLLALNLTTVRLFGELEFWFALIKIIAICALIVVGFGMVAWAFHSPDGHVASLSNLWNDGGMFPMGVGGFFAGFQIAVFAFVGIELVGTTAAETADPERNLPKAINSIPVRIIIFYVLALVVIMSVTPWRQVLPGKSPFVELFVLAGIPAAASLINFVVLTSATSSANSGIFSTSRMLYGLAEEDHAPSTFKRLSKAAVPSRGLLFSCLCLLGGAMLVYVVPNLVTAFTLVTTLSAILFMFVWSLILCSYIAYRKKRPELHAVSSYKMPGGVLMCWMCMAFFAFVLVLLTLQADTRQALIASPVWFAILGIAYLVRRKRA, from the coding sequence ATGACCCACCCGCTGGAATCGAACCCCGAGCATCTCAGGCGCAGCCTGTCCAACCGCCACCTGCAGCTGATTGCGATCGGTGGCGCCATCGGCACAGGCCTGTTCATGGGCTCGGGCAAGACGATCAGCCTGGCGGGGCCGTCCATCCTGTTCGTCTACCTCATCATCGGCGTGATGCTGTTCTTCGTGATGCGCGCGATGGGCGAACTGCTGCTCTCCAACCTGCAGTACAAGTCCTTCATCGATTTCTCGACCGACCTGCTCGGGCCGTGGGCGGGTTTCTTCTGCGGGTGGACGTACTGGTTCTGCTGGATCATCACCGCCATCGCGGATGTGATCGCCATCGCCAACTACGCGCAGTTCTGGATGCCCACGCTGGCACCGTGGATACCGGCGGTGCTGTGCGTGCTGTTGCTGCTCGCGCTGAACCTGACGACGGTGCGCCTGTTCGGCGAACTCGAATTCTGGTTCGCCCTGATCAAGATCATCGCCATCTGCGCGCTCATCGTCGTCGGCTTCGGCATGGTGGCGTGGGCGTTCCATTCGCCCGATGGCCACGTGGCCTCGCTGTCCAACCTGTGGAATGACGGCGGCATGTTCCCCATGGGCGTGGGCGGTTTCTTCGCCGGCTTCCAGATCGCGGTGTTCGCCTTCGTCGGCATCGAACTGGTGGGTACCACGGCGGCGGAAACCGCCGACCCGGAGCGCAACCTGCCCAAGGCGATCAACTCGATCCCCGTGCGCATCATCATCTTTTACGTGCTGGCCCTGGTGGTCATCATGTCGGTGACACCGTGGCGCCAGGTGTTGCCGGGGAAGAGCCCGTTCGTGGAGCTGTTCGTGCTGGCGGGCATCCCGGCCGCGGCAAGCCTTATCAACTTCGTGGTGCTCACCTCGGCGACGTCGTCGGCCAACAGCGGCATCTTCTCCACCAGCCGCATGCTTTACGGCCTGGCCGAGGAAGACCACGCGCCGTCCACCTTCAAGCGCCTGTCAAAGGCGGCCGTACCCTCGCGTGGCCTGCTGTTCTCCTGCCTGTGCCTGCTCGGCGGCGCCATGCTGGTCTACGTCGTACCGAACCTGGTCACGGCGTTCACCCTGGTCACGACGCTCTCCGCCATCCTCTTCATGTTCGTGTGGTCGCTGATCCTGTGCTCGTACATCGCCTACCGGAAGAAGCGCCCGGAGCTGCATGCGGTGTCCTCGTACAAGATGCCCGGCGGCGTGCTGATGTGCTGGATGTGCATGGCCTTCTTCGCTTTCGTGCTGGTGCTGCTCACGCTGCAGGCGGATACGCGCCAGGCCCTGATCGCCAGCCCGGTGTGGTTCGCCATCCTCGGCATCGCGTACCTGGTGCGCCGCAAGCGCGCCTGA
- a CDS encoding sensor histidine kinase, which produces MNASELERLQAENDGLRAELEETNTGVLALYAELDNQAEQLRQASELKSRFLSYMSHEFRTPLGSIRSIARLLIDELDGPLNGEQRKQVDFISGAARELTDMVDDLLDLAKIEAGRITISPAWFELMDLFAALRGMFRPIVDGTDADLVFEDPEGLPRLYTDDKKVAQILRNFISNALKFTPRGEVRVSATLEGDDRVRFTVRDTGIGIPEELQHILFEDFTQVDSPLQKRMRGTGLGLSLCRQFAHLLGGEVGLKSVVGQGSEFFVTLPLALSTEGNDDAA; this is translated from the coding sequence ATGAACGCATCCGAGCTTGAACGGCTACAGGCGGAAAACGACGGGCTGCGCGCGGAGCTGGAAGAAACCAATACCGGCGTCCTCGCCCTGTATGCGGAGCTGGATAACCAGGCCGAGCAGCTGCGCCAGGCCTCCGAGCTGAAGAGCCGCTTCCTCAGCTACATGAGCCACGAGTTCCGCACGCCGCTGGGCTCCATCCGCAGCATCGCGCGCCTGCTCATCGACGAACTCGATGGGCCCTTGAACGGCGAGCAGCGCAAGCAGGTGGATTTCATCAGCGGCGCCGCGCGCGAACTGACCGACATGGTGGACGACCTGCTCGATCTAGCGAAGATCGAGGCCGGGCGCATCACCATTTCCCCGGCCTGGTTCGAGCTGATGGACCTGTTCGCCGCGCTGCGCGGCATGTTCCGGCCCATCGTCGATGGCACGGACGCGGACCTTGTGTTCGAAGATCCGGAGGGCCTGCCGCGGCTTTACACGGACGACAAGAAGGTGGCCCAGATCCTGCGCAACTTTATTTCCAACGCGCTGAAGTTCACCCCGCGCGGCGAAGTCCGCGTGTCGGCGACGCTCGAGGGTGATGACCGCGTGCGCTTCACCGTGCGTGACACCGGCATCGGCATCCCCGAGGAACTGCAGCACATCCTGTTTGAAGACTTCACCCAGGTCGATTCGCCCTTGCAGAAGCGCATGCGCGGCACCGGCCTTGGGTTGTCGCTGTGCCGCCAGTTCGCCCACCTGCTTGGTGGCGAGGTGGGGCTGAAGAGCGTGGTCGGGCAGGGTTCCGAGTTCTTCGTTACCCTGCCGCTTGCCTTGTCCACGGAGGGTAATGATGACGCGGCGTGA
- a CDS encoding STAS domain-containing protein yields MERIPILRMGEFLLVTIQVDMHDQLALTLQDDLSTMISKTGAKGVLIDISALDIVDSFIGRMIGNISGLSKIMDAATVLVGMQPAVAITLVELGLTLPGVLTALNVERGMALLRQRVLTQ; encoded by the coding sequence ATGGAGCGGATCCCGATCCTGCGCATGGGCGAGTTCCTCCTCGTCACCATCCAGGTCGACATGCATGACCAGCTCGCGCTGACCCTGCAGGACGATCTTTCCACCATGATCAGCAAGACCGGCGCCAAGGGCGTGCTGATCGACATCTCCGCGCTCGATATCGTCGACTCCTTCATCGGCCGGATGATCGGCAACATTTCCGGGCTGTCGAAAATCATGGACGCGGCCACCGTGCTCGTGGGCATGCAGCCGGCCGTGGCGATTACGCTGGTGGAGCTGGGACTCACGCTGCCCGGCGTACTCACGGCCCTCAACGTGGAGCGCGGCATGGCCCTGCTGCGCCAACGCGTGCTGACGCAATGA
- a CDS encoding ATP-binding protein has protein sequence MDVIFPGDITTVIHVEESTQIGQARRAATLAASACGFDEADTGRVALVVTELATNLIKHATRGDIHIARVPGKGTYGVEVIAIDRGPGFNLADCLPDGFSTGGTRGEGLGAVRRQAQVMDIHADERGAVVLARMYPKGFADADIRFGASQHALHDEPECGDGWAMAFHDGAVSVVVVDGLGHGPAAHVAAEAGIVEWQAGPSADPVDLMASLNVAMTGTRGGAVALARFDTTRGSLRYAGIGNIAGYLLAPESSRGLASHPGIVGARARRAQAFDFPEAAGRLLVLHSDGLQSRWHLDDYPGLAGRHPAVITALLHRDFSRGRDDVTVFAIRLEASR, from the coding sequence ATGGACGTGATCTTCCCGGGGGACATAACCACCGTGATCCATGTCGAGGAATCCACGCAGATTGGCCAGGCGCGCCGCGCCGCGACGCTGGCTGCCTCGGCGTGCGGCTTCGATGAAGCCGACACGGGCCGCGTGGCCCTGGTGGTCACCGAACTGGCGACGAACCTGATCAAGCACGCGACGCGCGGCGACATCCACATTGCGCGTGTCCCCGGCAAGGGCACCTACGGGGTGGAAGTCATCGCCATCGACCGTGGCCCCGGATTCAACCTGGCCGACTGCCTCCCGGATGGCTTTTCCACCGGCGGCACGCGTGGCGAAGGCCTGGGTGCGGTACGCCGCCAGGCCCAGGTGATGGACATCCATGCCGATGAACGTGGCGCGGTGGTGCTGGCGCGGATGTACCCCAAGGGCTTTGCCGATGCGGATATTCGCTTCGGCGCTAGCCAGCACGCCCTGCACGACGAACCCGAATGCGGTGACGGCTGGGCCATGGCGTTTCACGATGGCGCGGTGAGCGTGGTGGTGGTGGATGGCCTCGGCCACGGCCCGGCGGCGCATGTCGCCGCGGAAGCCGGCATCGTCGAATGGCAGGCGGGGCCGTCGGCCGATCCGGTCGACCTCATGGCCTCGCTCAACGTGGCGATGACCGGCACCCGTGGCGGCGCCGTCGCGCTTGCCCGGTTCGACACCACCCGGGGCAGCCTGCGCTACGCGGGCATCGGCAACATCGCCGGCTACCTGCTGGCCCCGGAGAGCTCGCGCGGGCTCGCCTCGCATCCGGGCATCGTGGGGGCACGGGCCCGGCGCGCGCAGGCCTTCGATTTTCCCGAGGCTGCCGGACGGCTGCTGGTCCTGCACTCCGATGGCCTGCAATCGCGCTGGCATCTCGACGACTACCCCGGACTGGCCGGCCGCCATCCGGCGGTCATCACGGCGCTGCTGCACCGTGACTTCTCACGCGGCCGCGATGACGTCACCGTGTTCGCCATTCGCCTGGAGGCTTCCCGATGA
- a CDS encoding lysozyme inhibitor LprI family protein: MRKSRAGMGVVLAMLAPWAHGAGFDCTKAATGVEKAICTSPRVSALDGQLGDAFRTALKNHPGDADALKLDQRHWLASRDATLSAYRSLKEAEPSVVSYYTARINFLKGLDATTWPKPFDALRPALAKLPASGVKIPDDFAKTGVDIHVAEAVQMETPSAFPWQADATLRDALKDLESYAGYRKLPGSDISSLWSMGGTAHCWTETTFRIQGKQATAVDLPTLWTGADCMTDHGLARIGGNTVAYTVGDGSADEATFETSVWNGKAFGPDEMLLMRFDHVLKSEASACAPGKDACDDFAKLAMTAATRFDRSPQKGTLDTAFAPFDKAAYAALLKAAHASNGPLDKDGQPPELPLLDDAGGHMTGYSSDAEAFPLVFRGETLLALIDHGHVGWRVNNDWMVAAWRLKNGALEPVAAAYISVNRDKLLLAAPVPAPPPETH; encoded by the coding sequence GTGCGGAAGAGCAGGGCAGGGATGGGCGTGGTGCTCGCGATGCTGGCGCCCTGGGCGCACGGTGCGGGCTTTGATTGCACCAAGGCCGCCACGGGTGTGGAGAAGGCGATATGCACGTCGCCCCGCGTGTCGGCGCTGGATGGCCAGCTCGGCGACGCGTTCAGGACGGCGTTGAAGAACCATCCCGGTGATGCCGATGCGCTGAAGCTCGACCAGCGGCACTGGCTCGCTTCGCGTGATGCGACGCTGTCGGCGTATCGGTCGCTGAAAGAGGCCGAGCCGAGCGTGGTGTCGTATTACACGGCGCGCATCAATTTTCTCAAGGGACTCGACGCGACGACCTGGCCCAAGCCGTTCGACGCCTTGCGACCGGCGCTGGCGAAGCTTCCTGCCTCAGGCGTAAAAATCCCCGACGACTTCGCAAAGACCGGCGTCGATATCCACGTGGCCGAAGCCGTGCAGATGGAAACGCCGTCCGCCTTCCCCTGGCAAGCGGACGCCACCCTGCGCGATGCCCTGAAAGACCTCGAAAGCTACGCGGGTTACCGCAAGTTGCCGGGCTCGGACATCAGCTCGCTGTGGTCGATGGGTGGTACCGCGCACTGCTGGACCGAGACGACCTTCCGCATCCAGGGCAAGCAGGCCACGGCCGTCGACCTGCCCACGCTGTGGACAGGGGCCGATTGTATGACCGACCACGGCCTCGCCCGCATCGGCGGCAATACCGTGGCCTATACCGTCGGCGATGGCTCGGCCGACGAAGCCACCTTCGAAACCTCGGTGTGGAACGGCAAGGCCTTCGGCCCGGACGAGATGCTGCTGATGCGCTTCGACCATGTGCTGAAGTCCGAGGCGAGCGCGTGCGCTCCCGGCAAGGACGCCTGCGACGACTTCGCGAAGCTCGCGATGACGGCGGCCACGCGCTTTGATCGCAGCCCGCAGAAGGGCACGCTGGATACCGCGTTTGCGCCATTCGACAAAGCGGCCTACGCCGCGCTGCTCAAGGCAGCGCACGCCTCCAACGGCCCGCTCGACAAGGACGGCCAGCCGCCCGAACTCCCCCTGCTCGACGACGCGGGCGGGCACATGACCGGCTACAGCAGCGATGCCGAAGCCTTCCCGCTGGTGTTCCGCGGTGAAACGCTGCTGGCGCTCATCGACCACGGCCACGTGGGCTGGCGCGTCAACAATGACTGGATGGTGGCGGCGTGGCGCCTGAAGAACGGTGCGCTGGAACCGGTGGCCGCGGCGTACATCTCGGTCAACCGTGACAAACTGCTGCTTGCCGCTCCCGTTCCCGCGCCTCCGCCCGAGACCCACTGA
- a CDS encoding autotransporter outer membrane beta-barrel domain-containing protein → MTSPCPAASRPKLTLVAALGAGVGLFLPHLAHAATDDGTLLVSSRTALLDDSRQIRASVLRHSLVQAAGGAQDDGMWTSTWGHWGDHDGNASAARLRNNGGGVLGGVDRAVGEVHIGAMAGAGNLTARAAGGDVQAQSSILGAYVATESGHWQWQGGVSYTWSQMDSHRRTLPGVASARYSGGIAQGWADGGYRIATARGSVTPFVNLARAQLFQDAINENNAASALHTDATHGHVDIGTLGIRGAMQFQDGVVGHAGIGYQRAWGDDVRPSDMQRLVNGGDPFQAIGVPTPRNAAVADLGIAFATSKGTSVDASYRGMFGGGAKDQALRVSVTIKW, encoded by the coding sequence TTGACCTCTCCGTGCCCTGCCGCGTCGCGGCCAAAACTGACCCTGGTGGCCGCCTTGGGCGCCGGCGTCGGCCTGTTCCTTCCCCATCTCGCGCATGCCGCGACGGATGACGGCACCCTGCTGGTCTCCAGTCGCACCGCCCTGCTGGACGACAGCCGGCAGATCCGCGCGTCGGTACTCCGTCACTCGCTCGTCCAGGCCGCCGGGGGCGCCCAGGACGATGGCATGTGGACATCCACCTGGGGCCACTGGGGCGACCACGACGGTAACGCCAGCGCCGCCCGCCTGCGCAACAACGGCGGTGGCGTGCTCGGCGGCGTGGACCGTGCCGTGGGCGAGGTGCACATCGGCGCCATGGCCGGCGCGGGCAACCTCACCGCGCGCGCCGCCGGCGGCGACGTGCAGGCGCAGTCGTCGATCCTCGGCGCCTATGTCGCCACGGAAAGCGGCCACTGGCAGTGGCAAGGGGGTGTCAGCTACACCTGGAGCCAGATGGACAGCCACCGGCGTACGCTGCCGGGCGTGGCCTCGGCCCGTTACAGCGGCGGCATCGCCCAGGGCTGGGCCGATGGCGGGTATCGCATCGCCACGGCGCGCGGGTCGGTGACGCCCTTCGTCAATCTCGCCCGTGCGCAGCTGTTCCAGGACGCCATCAACGAAAACAACGCCGCGTCGGCCTTGCACACGGATGCGACGCACGGCCATGTCGACATCGGCACGCTGGGCATCCGCGGCGCGATGCAATTCCAGGACGGCGTCGTTGGCCACGCGGGCATCGGTTACCAGCGCGCATGGGGTGACGACGTGCGCCCGAGCGACATGCAGCGCCTGGTGAACGGGGGCGATCCGTTCCAGGCCATCGGCGTACCGACACCGCGCAACGCCGCCGTTGCCGACCTCGGCATCGCGTTCGCCACCAGCAAGGGCACGTCGGTGGACGCGAGCTATCGCGGCATGTTCGGCGGCGGTGCGAAAGACCAGGCGCTGCGGGTGAGCGTCACCATCAAGTGGTGA
- a CDS encoding PH domain-containing protein, whose product MKTFATTMSNTVRWIGITTVVLVIMAIAVVMSRDAPATLGVPLAGILTLALALSYALSPLRYEMGGGRLVIRRQVGRTTVELRGAIIHADTDAFNGLVRVFGNGGFFAFDGLFYSRRLGMVKVASRHRDHGVLIQPPSGRKILVSPDDPEAFIAAAVGEGALLSS is encoded by the coding sequence ATGAAGACCTTCGCCACGACCATGTCGAACACCGTGCGCTGGATCGGCATCACCACCGTGGTGCTCGTGATCATGGCCATCGCCGTCGTGATGAGCCGCGACGCGCCGGCGACGCTGGGCGTGCCGCTGGCGGGCATCCTCACCCTGGCCCTGGCGCTCTCGTATGCGCTGTCGCCGTTGCGTTACGAGATGGGTGGCGGCCGCCTGGTGATCCGCCGGCAGGTGGGGCGCACCACGGTGGAACTGCGCGGGGCGATCATCCACGCTGACACGGACGCCTTCAACGGCCTGGTCCGCGTGTTCGGCAACGGCGGCTTCTTCGCCTTCGACGGCCTGTTCTATTCGCGCCGCCTCGGCATGGTCAAGGTCGCCTCCCGCCACCGTGACCATGGCGTGCTGATCCAGCCTCCGAGTGGCCGCAAGATCCTCGTGTCGCCGGATGACCCGGAGGCCTTTATCGCGGCCGCCGTGGGCGAAGGCGCCCTGCTGTCGAGCTAA